From Deltaproteobacteria bacterium:
GAGTACGACAGCGACCGCGTGGCGCTGCGCGGCGTGCCGGCGCGGCGCGTGCGAACGGCTGACGGCGGTGAGGTGCTCGTCGCGACCGTGTTCGACCTGCTGTGCGCGCGCTACGGAGTCGGCCGCGGGCTCGAAGGCGAATACCCGAGCGGCTACGACGACGCGGACCACTCCTACACGCCGGCGTGGCAGGAGCGCTGGACGGGCATCGGCCGCAAGACCGTGATCGAGTTCGCGCGTGAGTGGGCGAACACGGCCGAGGTCACCGACGGCAAGTGCAGCATCATCATCGGCGCCGGCGTCAACCACTGGTACCACAACAACCTGATGTACCGGTCGGGGATCGTGGCGCTGATCCTCACGGGCTGCGTCGGCAAAAACGGCGGCGGGCTCAACCACTACGTCGGCCAGGAGAAGCTCGCGCCGGTCGCGCCGTGGGCCCAGATCGCGTTCGCCCGCGACTGGGTCGGGCCGCCGCGGCTGCAGAACGCGCCGTCGTGGCACTACGTCCACAGCGACCAGTGGCGCTACGAGGCGGACTTCACCGATTACCACCCGGTGCCCGGCGAGGCGTCGCTGGCCAAAGGCCACACCATCGATCTGCAGGTGCGGGCCGTCCGCGCCGGCTGGCTGCCGTTCTTCCCGCAGTTCAACAAGAGCAGCATCGAGGTGTGTCGCGAGGCGCGCGCGGCCGGCGCGAAAACGAAAGAGGAAATTGTCGCCTACGCGGTCGACAAGCTGAAGTCGGGTGAGCTGACGCTGTCGGTGACGGACCCGGACGCTCCCGAGAACTGGCCGCGGGTCTGGTACATCTGGCGCGGCAACGCGTTGATGTCCAGCGCGAAGGGGCACGAGTACTTCCTCAAGCACTACCTCGGCACGCACTCGAACGCGATCGCCGAAGAGCGGTGCCAGGGGCACGTCAATGAGGTTGTGCTGCGCGACCCGCCGGAGGGCAAGTTCGACCTCATTTGCGACCTGAACTTCCGCATGGACACGTCGGCGCTGTACTCCGACGTGATCCTGCCGGCGGCGACCTGGTACGAGAAAAACGACCTCAACTCGACCGACCTGCACTCGTACATCCACCCGCTCTCCGAGGCGTGCAAGCCGGCCTGGGAGTCGCGCTCCGACTGGGATCTGTTCCGCGAGATCACCCGCAAGACGTCCGAACTCGCGGCGCGGCACTTCCCCGACCCGGTCGAGGACCTCGTCATGACGCCGCTGATGCACGACTCGCCGGCCGAGATCGCCCAGACGGAGATTCGCGACTGGAGCAAGGGCGAGTGCGAGCCCATCCCGGGCAAGACGATGCCGAACCTCACGGTCGTCGAGCGCGACTTCCGCAAGTTGTACGACCGCTTCTGCGCGCTCGGGCCGAACGTTCGCGACGGCAAGATCGGCGCGCACGGCGTGAGCTTCAGCGTCAAGGAGGAGTACGAGGAGCTGCTCGAGCGCGGGCCGAAGGTGAACGTCGATGGAACGTGGTATCCGTCGCTGTACGAGGCGCACCACGCCGCCGACGCGATCTTGCACCTGGCGCCCGAGACCAACGGCGAGGTGGCGTACAAGGGCTACGTCGACCTCGAGGCGAAGACGGGAGTCGACTTGGTCGAGCCGCTCGCCGAGAAGCAGCGCGCGCACCGCGTGACGTTCAAGGATCTGCAAGCGCAGCCGCGCCGCCTGCTCAACAGTCCGGTGTGGTCGGGGCTCGTCACCGACGGGCGCACATACTCGGCGTTCTGCACGCAAATCGAGCACCTGGTGCCGTGGCGCACGCTCACGGGCCGACAACACCTGTACCTCGACCATCCCGGGTATCTGGACTTCGGCGAGCACCTGCCGACGTACAAGCCGGTGCCGCTGCCGGCCGACTACGGCGACCTGCGGCGTAGCCCGGACGACGGCATCGCGCTCAACTACCTCACGCCGCACGGCAAGTGGCACATCCACTCGACGTACGGCGACACGCACCGGATGCTCACGCTGTCTCGCGGGTGTGAGCCGGTATGGATGAACCCGGAGGATGCCGCGGAGATCGGCGTGGCGGACAACGACTACGTCGAGGTCCACAACGATCACGGCGTCGTCTGCACGCGGGCGGTCGTGAGCCATCGCATCCCGCGCGGGGTGTGCATCATCTATCACTCGCCCGAGCGGACCATCAACGTGCCCAAGTCGAACCTTCGCGGCGGCCGGCGCGCCGGCGGGCACAACAGCCTCACGCGCGTTCGGCTCAAGCCGAACTTGATGGTGGGCGGCTACGGCCAGTTCACCTACGCGTTCAACTACTGGGGCCCGACCGGGGTCAACCGCGACACGACAGTGCGCATCCGCAAGATGCAGAAGGTGGAGTTCTAAATGGACGTTCGCTCTCAGGTGTCGATGGTCTTCCACCTCGACAAGTGCATCGGCTGCCACACGTGCAGCATCGCCTGCAAGAACGTGTGGACGGACCGCAAGGGCGCCGAGTACATGTGGTGGAACAACGTCGAGACGAAGCCGGGCACCGGCTATCCGACGGCGTGGGAGGACCAAGAGAAGTACAAGGGCGGCTTCGAGCGGCCCGAAGGCAACGGCCGCGGCATCCGTTCGCCGAAACTGCGGGCGGTGGGCAAGGTGCGCGGCGCGCTCACCGTGTTCCACAACCCCAACCTACCGACGATCGACGACTACTACGAGCCGTTCACCTACCGGTACGACGACCTGTTTACGGCGCCCGAGGGCGCGGACCAGCCGACCGCGCGCGCCGTATCGATGATCACCGGCGAGGAGATGAACATCGAGGCCGGCCCGAACTGGGACGACGACCTGGGCGGCTCTCCCGTATACGCCGCCAACGATCCGAACCTCGCCAACTGCACGCCGGAGGAGCGGGCCGCGCTGTTCGAGGCCGAGCGCCTCGTGTTCTTCTACCTGCCGCGCATCTGCAACCACTGCATGCATCCGGCGTGCGTCGCGGCGTGCCCGTCGGGCGCGCTGTACAAGCGCGGCGAGGACGGCATCGTCCTGCTCAATCAGGAGCGGTGTCGCGCCTGGCGGTTCTGCGTGACCGCCTGTCCGTACAAGAAGACCTACTTCAACTGGTCCACCGGCAAGAGCGAAAAGTGCATCTTGTGTTACCCGCGCCTCGAGTCGGGGCAGGCGCCGGCGTGCTTCCACAGCTGCGTGGGGCGCATCCGCTACCTCGGCATGGTGCTGTACGACGCGGACCGGATCCCCGAGGCGCTCGCGGCGGACGACAAGGATCTCGTCGAGCGCCAGCGCGAGCTGTTGCTCGACCCGCGCGATCCGAAGGTCATCGCCGCGGCGCGCGCCAACGGCATCCGCGATGACGTCATCGAGCACGCGCAGCGGTCGCCCGTATACGACTTCGTGATCAACTGGGGCCTCGCGCTGCCGCTGCACGCGGAGCACCGGACGCTGCCGATGTTGTTCTACGTGCCGCCGATGTTGCCGGTGATGGCCAACCGCGCCGAGGGCAAGTACGACACGGTGGTCGACCAGTTCCTCGGCGGCATCGACGAGTACCGGTTGCCACTGAAGTATCTGGCGTCGCTGTTCGGTGCCGGCAACGAGGCGCCGGTGCGCTACGCGCTGCGCAAGCAGCTCGCCGTGCGCACGTACCGCCGCGCTCTGACGGTCGGCGACGTGGACATGGAGACGGCAAAGAAGGTGCTCGCGGAGGCCGACTGTTCCGTCGAGGAGGCCGACCGCATCTACCACCTCACCTCGATCGCGCCGTTCGACGAGCGGTTC
This genomic window contains:
- a CDS encoding nitrate reductase subunit alpha, whose translation is MKWLKDLVSPKTRRWEEFYRNRWQHDKVIRSTHGVNCTGGCSWNIYVKDGIVTWEMQAVDYPLLDHEVPPYEPRGCQRGISFSWYLYSPIRVKYPYMRGALIDLWREARANHDDPVEAWASIQRDPEKRARYQRARGKGGFRRVPIDEAIEVLAAANIYTAQTYGPDRIVGFSPIPAMSQLSYAAGARMLQLMGGINLSFYDWYCDLPPASPEIWGEQTDVAESADWYHSKMIAVMGSNPNMTRTPDCHYLAECRHNGSKLVVFSPDFSQVAKYADQWVALNAGQDGAFWMAVGHVILNEFYVQRRTEKFERYVKQYSDCGFLIQLDKSSRGYRAGQMLRANRLAEYAGEENGDWKFLVFDANSGRPRMPGGTIGFRWGSQKGKWNLKLEDGKTGEPIDPQLTFLGESDEVALVEFEEYDSDRVALRGVPARRVRTADGGEVLVATVFDLLCARYGVGRGLEGEYPSGYDDADHSYTPAWQERWTGIGRKTVIEFAREWANTAEVTDGKCSIIIGAGVNHWYHNNLMYRSGIVALILTGCVGKNGGGLNHYVGQEKLAPVAPWAQIAFARDWVGPPRLQNAPSWHYVHSDQWRYEADFTDYHPVPGEASLAKGHTIDLQVRAVRAGWLPFFPQFNKSSIEVCREARAAGAKTKEEIVAYAVDKLKSGELTLSVTDPDAPENWPRVWYIWRGNALMSSAKGHEYFLKHYLGTHSNAIAEERCQGHVNEVVLRDPPEGKFDLICDLNFRMDTSALYSDVILPAATWYEKNDLNSTDLHSYIHPLSEACKPAWESRSDWDLFREITRKTSELAARHFPDPVEDLVMTPLMHDSPAEIAQTEIRDWSKGECEPIPGKTMPNLTVVERDFRKLYDRFCALGPNVRDGKIGAHGVSFSVKEEYEELLERGPKVNVDGTWYPSLYEAHHAADAILHLAPETNGEVAYKGYVDLEAKTGVDLVEPLAEKQRAHRVTFKDLQAQPRRLLNSPVWSGLVTDGRTYSAFCTQIEHLVPWRTLTGRQHLYLDHPGYLDFGEHLPTYKPVPLPADYGDLRRSPDDGIALNYLTPHGKWHIHSTYGDTHRMLTLSRGCEPVWMNPEDAAEIGVADNDYVEVHNDHGVVCTRAVVSHRIPRGVCIIYHSPERTINVPKSNLRGGRRAGGHNSLTRVRLKPNLMVGGYGQFTYAFNYWGPTGVNRDTTVRIRKMQKVEF
- the narH gene encoding nitrate reductase subunit beta is translated as MDVRSQVSMVFHLDKCIGCHTCSIACKNVWTDRKGAEYMWWNNVETKPGTGYPTAWEDQEKYKGGFERPEGNGRGIRSPKLRAVGKVRGALTVFHNPNLPTIDDYYEPFTYRYDDLFTAPEGADQPTARAVSMITGEEMNIEAGPNWDDDLGGSPVYAANDPNLANCTPEERAALFEAERLVFFYLPRICNHCMHPACVAACPSGALYKRGEDGIVLLNQERCRAWRFCVTACPYKKTYFNWSTGKSEKCILCYPRLESGQAPACFHSCVGRIRYLGMVLYDADRIPEALAADDKDLVERQRELLLDPRDPKVIAAARANGIRDDVIEHAQRSPVYDFVINWGLALPLHAEHRTLPMLFYVPPMLPVMANRAEGKYDTVVDQFLGGIDEYRLPLKYLASLFGAGNEAPVRYALRKQLAVRTYRRALTVGDVDMETAKKVLAEADCSVEEADRIYHLTSIAPFDERFVIPPMHREEAIEMLEEDTLGAKGFTGLGFRRPPERGL